From Haemorhous mexicanus isolate bHaeMex1 chromosome 1, bHaeMex1.pri, whole genome shotgun sequence, one genomic window encodes:
- the LOC132338943 gene encoding erythroblast NAD(P)(+)--arginine ADP-ribosyltransferase-like isoform X1, whose amino-acid sequence MMDKYPMAKSPLSCRTRRDLLVPPWSLWPLHSMAPLAQTLALLAMAMATTAVDVIPLDMAQDSFDDQYRGCGPAMTVALPALNRSEFEQNPLFGQAWVKATAEWQSRGSPVSPLSSPAQAIALMAYTMNDLYKKFNDAVRVAGSSSQEYRDNFHFKTLHFLLTQALVTLRDTQGSQCHNVYRGVHGVRFKAEYGDIVRFGQFTSASQSGTTAQQFGIDTLFYVHTCHGAVIQEFSNYPGEKEVLIPPFETFEVIEESQEGDRAWIQLRSTGIFSKYSCEWLGGDTTGGSVPRAPFHLSGLLLATTALAVATGIL is encoded by the exons ATGATGGATAAATACCCCATGGCAAAGTcccccctgagctgcaggaccaGGAGAGATCTGCT tgtcccaccCTGGTCCCTGTGGCCTCTCCACTCCATGGCCCCCCTGGCACagaccctggcactgctggcaatGGCCATGGCCACCACAGCTGTCGATGTGATCCCCCTGGACATGGCCCAGGACTCCTTCGATGACCAGTACCGGGGCTGTGGCCCTGCCATGACCGTGGCGTTGCCGGCCCTCAACCGCTCCGAGTTCGAGCAGAACCCTCTCTTTGGCCAGGCCTGGGTGAAGGCCACAGCTGAGTGGCAGAGTCGGgggtcccctgtgtcccctctgtcatCCCCAGCCCAGGCCATCGCCCTCATGGCCTACACGATGAATGACCTGtacaagaagttcaatgatgCCGTACGCGTGGCCGGGTCCTCCAGCCAGGAATACCGGGACAACTTCCACTTCAAAACGCTGCATTTCCTGCTGACCCAGGCCCTGGTGACGTTGAGGGACACTCAGGGATCTCAGTGTCACAACGTGTACCGGGGGGTGCACGGGGTCCGGTTCAAGGCTGAGTACGGTGACATCGTCCGGTTCGGTCAATTCACGTCGGCATCACAGAGTGGAACAACTGCCCAGCAATTCGGGATAGACACATTGTTCTATGTGCACACCTGCCACGGCGCAGTAATCCAGGAATTCTCCAACTATCCTGGTGAGAAGGAGGTGCTGATCCCACCCTTCGAGACCTTTGAGGTCATTGAAGAAAGCCAGGAAGGGGACAGGGCATGGATCCAGCTCCGCTCCACCGGGATCTTCAGCAAATACAGCTGCGAGTGGCTGGGAGGTGACACTACAG GtgggagtgtccccagggctccctTCCACCTCAGTGGACTCCTCCtggccaccacagccctggcagtggccaCTGGGATCCTCTGA
- the LOC132338943 gene encoding erythroblast NAD(P)(+)--arginine ADP-ribosyltransferase-like isoform X2 yields the protein MAPLAQTLALLAMAMATTAVDVIPLDMAQDSFDDQYRGCGPAMTVALPALNRSEFEQNPLFGQAWVKATAEWQSRGSPVSPLSSPAQAIALMAYTMNDLYKKFNDAVRVAGSSSQEYRDNFHFKTLHFLLTQALVTLRDTQGSQCHNVYRGVHGVRFKAEYGDIVRFGQFTSASQSGTTAQQFGIDTLFYVHTCHGAVIQEFSNYPGEKEVLIPPFETFEVIEESQEGDRAWIQLRSTGIFSKYSCEWLGGDTTGGSVPRAPFHLSGLLLATTALAVATGIL from the exons ATGGCCCCCCTGGCACagaccctggcactgctggcaatGGCCATGGCCACCACAGCTGTCGATGTGATCCCCCTGGACATGGCCCAGGACTCCTTCGATGACCAGTACCGGGGCTGTGGCCCTGCCATGACCGTGGCGTTGCCGGCCCTCAACCGCTCCGAGTTCGAGCAGAACCCTCTCTTTGGCCAGGCCTGGGTGAAGGCCACAGCTGAGTGGCAGAGTCGGgggtcccctgtgtcccctctgtcatCCCCAGCCCAGGCCATCGCCCTCATGGCCTACACGATGAATGACCTGtacaagaagttcaatgatgCCGTACGCGTGGCCGGGTCCTCCAGCCAGGAATACCGGGACAACTTCCACTTCAAAACGCTGCATTTCCTGCTGACCCAGGCCCTGGTGACGTTGAGGGACACTCAGGGATCTCAGTGTCACAACGTGTACCGGGGGGTGCACGGGGTCCGGTTCAAGGCTGAGTACGGTGACATCGTCCGGTTCGGTCAATTCACGTCGGCATCACAGAGTGGAACAACTGCCCAGCAATTCGGGATAGACACATTGTTCTATGTGCACACCTGCCACGGCGCAGTAATCCAGGAATTCTCCAACTATCCTGGTGAGAAGGAGGTGCTGATCCCACCCTTCGAGACCTTTGAGGTCATTGAAGAAAGCCAGGAAGGGGACAGGGCATGGATCCAGCTCCGCTCCACCGGGATCTTCAGCAAATACAGCTGCGAGTGGCTGGGAGGTGACACTACAG GtgggagtgtccccagggctccctTCCACCTCAGTGGACTCCTCCtggccaccacagccctggcagtggccaCTGGGATCCTCTGA